One Nicotiana tomentosiformis chromosome 4, ASM39032v3, whole genome shotgun sequence genomic window carries:
- the LOC104110667 gene encoding probable LRR receptor-like serine/threonine-protein kinase At3g47570, with protein MEKHIFLLILLFLFQYYSVFISAASSNETDQQALLAFQKLVTSPSSFLAKNWTKNTSFCSWFGVTCSSKRQRVVALTLPNLQLQGTISPSLANLSFLGELNLRNNFFYGRIPDDIGHLPRLRVIDIQDNQLQGSIPTSLFQHQKVQTVSLALNKLSGEMWKGPWYVPELRVLNLFNNSFTGIIPPSIGNSTKLMNLSLSGNGINGNIPKEIGNLSQLAVLSLNDNQLTGSIPAALFNISSLLIISLARNSLSGPLLPDEGKILSNLEFLGVSYNQISGRIPSNICQLAELKILSISFNNINGEIPRNIGCLANLEEFYIGNNPTSGTIPASLGNISTLQNLNAANNSLQGPIPPELGKLSNLRQLGFDLNHNLIGQIPDAIFNISSLELIGFSFSNLSGRIPDTTGRRLPNLRGIYLSYNQLEGEIPPYITNASKLNTLALEMNLLTGTIPTNLGNLRELRGLFLFGNQLNNEPSEYELQFLNSLVDCRMLRYLAVGSNLLNGILPSTIGNLSSTIEIFHIADAHINGLIPKGIGNMSELTKLNFQDNNLIGSIPYEVSRLKKLQGLYLSNNKLQGHILDVVCDLSNLVVLYLRDNELSGVIPECIGNLSMLQQLDLASNNFVSKLPLSLWKMSSLLTLNMSRTSIQGEVPPDIGELKAIVAIDISGNNFSGMIPSRIGDLENMQYLSLSNNSFLGLIPLSFSSLISLVFLDLSLNALSGSIPKSLENLSHLASINVSFNDLEGEIPSGGVFANSTSQSFLGNRGLCGMQVLGVSACTIANSGQQSRFKKLVLKVVTPVVISSFIIFLLASIWIMKRQKKVKSKDVEKVPEIRTYQLVSYLEIQRATNNFDGSNIIGVGGSGSVYKGTLSSGTVVAIKVLDLQNGEVCKRFDTECEVMRNVRHKNLVPVITTCSSEYIRAFVLQYMSNGSLDNWFYKEDRHLNLLQRVTIMHDVALAVEYLHHGHHTPIVHCDLKPANVLLDEEMVAYVSDFGISKMLAVSKSMAHTETLGTLGYIAPEYGSEGIVSTSGDVYSYGIMLMEVLAKRRPTDEEIFNENLGLREWIKRAFSGTMMEVVDANLFLEEEQVNSKSEICIASIIQLALDCTNERPESRISMKDVVKRLHKIKNTFSAT; from the exons ATGGAGAAGCATATTTTCTTATTGATTCTTCTCTTTCTATTTCAATATTACTCCGTTTTTATATCGGCTGCTTCCTCAAATGAAACAGACCAACAAGCTCTACTAGCTTTCCAGAAACTTGTTACAAGTCCCAGTTCTTTTTTGGCCAAGAACTGGACGAAGAATACTTCTTTTTGCTCTTGGTTTGGTGTCACTTGCAGTTCAAAAAGGCAAAGAGTTGTGGCCTTGACTCTTCCTAATTTGCAACTTCAAGGCACAATTTCCCCATCATTGGCCAATTTGTCGTTTCTCGGAGAGCTCAATCTTAGGAACAACTTCTTCTATGGACGCATACCCGATGACATTGGCCACTTACCTCGCTTGCGAGTGATTGATATTCAAGACAATCAACTCCAAGGAAGTATTCCAACAAGTCTATTTCAACACCAAAAAGTTCAAACAGTATCATTGGCTTTAAATAAACTCAGTGGTGAAATGTGGAAGGGGCCATGGTATGTACCAGAACTCAGAGTCTTAAATCTCTTTAACAATAGCTTCACAGGTATAATTCCTCCTTCTATTGGAAATTCTACAAAATTGATGAACTTAAGTTTGTCTGGGAATGGAATTAACGGCAACATTCCAAAGGAGATTGGTAATCTGAGCCAACTTGCAGTGTTGTCCTTGAATGATAATCAATTAACAGGTTCCATTCCTGCAGCACTGTTTAATATCTCCTCGTTACTTATCATATCTCTAGCAAGAAATAGCCTTTCGGGTCCTCTCTTGCCTGATGAAGGGAAGATTTTGTCAAATTTAGAGTTTTTAGGTGTATCTTACAATCAAATTTCTGGTCGCATTCCTTCCAACATTTGCCAACTTGCCGAGCTGAAAATTTTGTCCATATCTTTCAACAACATAAATGGAGAAATACCCAGAAATATTGGTTGTTTAGCCAATCTCGAGGAGTTCTATATTGGTAATAATCCAACAAGTGGGACTATTCCTGCATCATTGGGCAATATTTCCACTCTGCAAAATCTTAATGCTGCAAACAATAGCCTACAGGGGCCAATTCCTCCAGAATTAGGGAAGCTATCCAATTTGAGGCAATTAGGCTTTGATCTAAATCATAATCTTATTGGTCAAATTCCAGATGCTATTTTCAATATATCTTCTTTGGAACTCATTGGTTTCAGTTTCAGCAACCTCTCGGGAAGAATTCCAGACACTACAGGTCGTCGTCTTCCAAACCTCAGAGGAATTTACTTGTCATACAATCAGCTTGAAGGGGAAATTCCTCCGTATATCACAAATGCTTCCAAACTTAACACACTGGCGCTAGAAATGAACCTTCTCACTGGCACTATTCCTACAAATTTGGGGAATCTTCGTGAGCTGCGAGGATTATTCCTATTTGGTAATCAACTTAACAATGAACCAAGTGAATATGAGCTACAATTCTTAAATTCATTGGTGGACTGTAGGATGTTGCGATATCTAGCAGTGGGTTCCAATCTGTTGAATGGCATTCTGCCCAGTACTATTGGGAATCTTTCATCTACTATTGAAATATTTCATATAGCAGATGCACACATCAATGGTCTCATCCCCAAAGGTATAGGCAACATGAGCGAACTAACGAAACTAAACTTTCAAGATAACAACTTGATTGGGAGTATTCCTTATGAGGTTAGTAGGCTTAAAAAACTCCAAGGGCTATATTTAAGTAACAATAAATTACAAGGGCATATTCTAGATGTAGTGTGTGATTTATCTAATTTGGTTGTATTATATTTGCGTGATAATGAGCTATCTGGGGTGATTCCAGAATGCATAGGAAATCTTAGCATGCTACAACAGCTTGATTTGGCGTCTAACAATTTTGTATCAAAGCTTCCTTTGAGCCTTTGGAAAATGAGTAGTCTTCTCACACTAAACATGTCGCGAACTTCCATACAAGGAGAAGTTCCACCAGATATTGGAGAACTGAAGGCCATTGTAGCAATAGATATTTCTGGCAACAACTTTTCAGGCATGATACCAAGTAGAATAGGGGACCTCGAGAACATGCAGTATCTTTCCCTATCAAACAACTCCTTTTTGGGCTTAATTCCATTATCCTTTTCCAGCTTGATAAGCTTGGTATTCCTGGATTTGTCTTTAAATGCCTTGTCTGGTAGTATTCCTAAGTCATTGGAAAACCTATCACACCTTGCAAGTATCAATGTTTCATTTAATGATTTAGAAGGTGAAATACCCAGTGGTGGTGTGTTTGCAAATTCCACTTCACAATCTTTCCTAGGGAACAGAGGTCTATGTGGAATGCAAGTACTGGGGGTTTCTGCTTGCACAATCGCTAATTCTGGACAACAATCAAGGTTTAAGAAGCTTGTGCTAAAAGTCGTCACTCCAGTGGTTATTTCATCTTTTATAATATTCTTGTTGGCTTCAATTTGGATAATGAAACGACAGAAGAAAGTGAAGTCTAAAGATGTGGAAAAGGTACCGGAGATCAGGACTTATCAATTGGTTTCTTATCTCGAGATTCAACGAGCAACAAATAATTTTGATGGATCAAATATAATTGGTGTGGGAGGTTCTGGATCTGTATACAAAGGCACATTGTCTAGTGGAACTGTGGTGGCAATAAAGGTTCTTGATTTGCAAAACGGGGAAGTATGCAAAAGGTTTGATACTGAATGTGAAGTGATGAGAAATGTTCGGCACAAAAATCTTGTCCCGGTGATTACTACTTGTTCTAGTGAATACATAAGAGCCTTTGTTCTGCAATATATGTCCAATGGAAGTCTTGATAATTGGTTTTACAAAGAAGATCGCCACTTGAACCTTCTTCAAAGAGTCACCATAATGCATGATGTGGCTTTGGCAGTTGAATACCTACATCACGGTCATCACACCCCCATAGTACATTGTGACCTAAAGCCAGCCAACGTTCTTTTGGATGAAGAAATGGTGGCATATGTTAGTGATTTTGGCATCTCCAAAATGTTGGCTGTAAGCAAGTCCATGGCTCATACCGAGACATTAGGCACTCTTGGTTATATTGCACCAG AATATGGCTCGGAGGGAATAGTGTCTACTAGTGGTGATGTTTACAGCTATGGCATCATGTTGATGGAGGTTCTGGCAAAAAGAAGGCCAACAGATGAAGAGATATTCAATGAAAATCTTGGCTTAAGGGAGTGGATAAAACGAGCATTTTCAGGGACAATGATGGAAGTTGTGGATGCCAATCTTTTTCTTGAGGAAGAACAGGTCAATTCTAAAAGTGAAATTTGCATAGCATCCATTATACAATTGGCTTTGGACTGCACAAACGAAAGGCCAGAATCAAGGATATCCATGAAAGATGTAGTCAAGAGGCTTCACAAAATCAAGAACACATTTTCGGCAACATAG
- the LOC104121169 gene encoding receptor kinase-like protein Xa21, with product MSSLLTLNMSRTSIQGEVPPDIGELKAIVAIDISGNHFSGMIPSRIGDLENMQYLSLLNNSFLGLILLSFSSLISLVFLELSLNALSGSIPKSLENLSHLASFNVSFNDLEGEIPSGGVFANSTSQSFLGNRGLCGMQVLGVSACTIANSGQQSRFKKLVLYFYNILVGFNLDNETTEDKLAKDVEKVPEIRTYQLVSYLEIQRATNNFDGSNIIGVGGSGSVYKGTLSSGTVVAIKVLDLQNEEVCKRFDTECEVMRNVRYKNLVPVITTCSSEYIRAFVLQYMSNGSLDSWFYKEDRHLNLLQRVTIMHDVALAVEYLHHGHHTPIVHCDLKPANNVLLDEEMVAYVSDFGISKILAVSKSMAHTETLGTLGYIAPEYGSEGIVSTSGDVYSYGIMLMEVLAKRRPTDEEIFNENLGLREWIKQAFSGTMMEVVDANLFLEEEQVNSKSEICIASIIQLALDCTNERPESRISMKDVVKRLHKIKNTFLAT from the exons ATGAGTAGTCTTCTCACACTAAACATGTCACGAACTTCCATACAAGGAGAAGTTCCACCAGATATTGGAGAACTGAAGGCCATTGTAGCAATAGATATTTCTGGCAACCACTTTTCAGGCATGATACCAAGTAGAATAGGGGATCTCGAGAACATGCAGTATCTTTCCCTATTAAACAACTCCTTTTTGGGCTTAATTCTATTATCCTTTTCGAGCTTGATAAGCTTGGTATTCCTGGAATTGTCTTTAAATGCCTTGTCTGGTAGTATTCCTAAGTCATTGGAAAACCTATCACACCTTGCAAGTTTCAATGTTTCATTTAATGATTTAGAAGGTGAAATACCCAGTGGTGGTGTGTTTGCAAATTCCACTTCACAATCTTTCCTAGGGAACAGAGGTCTATGTGGAATGCAAGTACTGGGGGTTTCTGCTTGCACAATCGCTAATTCTGGACAACAATCAAGGTTTAAGAAGCTTGTGCTATACTTTTATAATATTCTTGTTGGCTTCAATTTGGATAATGAAACGACAGAAGACAAATTGGCTAAAGATGTGGAAAAGGTACCAGAGATCAGGACTTATCAATTGGTTTCTTATCTCGAGATTCAACGAGCAACAAATAATTTTGATGGATCAAATATAATTGGCGTGGGAGGTTCTGGATCTGTATACAAAGGGACATTGTCTAGTGGAACTGTGGTGGCAATAAAGGTTCTTGATTTGCAAAACGAGGAAGTATGCAAAAGGTTTGATACTGAATGTGAAGTGATGAGAAATGTTCGGTACAAAAATCTTGTCCCGGTGATTACTACTTGTTCTAGTGAATACATAAGAGCCTTTGTTCTGCAATATATGTCCAATGGAAGTCTTGATAGTTGGTTTTACAAAGAAGATCGCCACTTGAACCTTCTTCAAAGAGTCACCATAATGCATGATGTGGCTTTGGCAGTTGAATACCTACATCACGGTCATCACACCCCCATAGTACATTGTGACCTAAAGCCAGCCAACAACGTTCTTTTGGATGAAGAAATGGTGGCATATGTTAGTGATTTTGGCATCTCCAAAATTTTGGCTGTAAGCAAGTCCATGGCTCATACCGAGACATTAGGCACTCTTGGTTATATTGCACCAG AATATGGCTCGGAGGGAATAGTGTCTACTAGTGGTGATGTTTACAGCTATGGCATCATGTTGATGGAGGTTCTGGCAAAAAGAAGGCCAACAGATGAAGAGATATTCAATGAAAATCTTGGCTTAAGGGAGTGGATAAAACAAGCATTTTCAGGGACAATGATGGAAGTTGTGGATGCCAATCTTTTTCTTGAGGAAGAACAGGTCAATTCTAAAAGTGAAATTTGCATAGCATCCATTATACAATTGGCTTTGGACTGCACAAACGAAAGGCCAGAATCAAGGATATCCATGAAAGATGTAGTCAAGAGGCTTCACAAAATCAAGAACACATTTTTGGCAACATAG